A DNA window from Methylobacterium sp. NMS14P contains the following coding sequences:
- a CDS encoding L,D-transpeptidase family protein, with protein sequence MTARLATARLLAAASLLALSLAACQDGSGINGPSARSLAPIAPQTVALMQSKGMQPSDPILIRTFKKEAEMEIWKRGNDGRYALLKTYPICRWSGQLGPKTREGDRQAPEGFYTITPGLMNPNSSYYLSFDTGFPNAVDRANGRTGKYLMVHGTCSSAGCFAMTDATIAEIYAVARDAFIGGQRSFQFQSYPFRMTAENMAKFRNDPNIAFWQNLKEGSDYFEALHEEPKVGQCGTKYVFGGADAAAGSCKPRVDPLVAEKSARDTHAVADLVAKGTPAVRVVYQDGGQNPVFRPQNASAFASLGGTETVLPYDAKEYGRHNLGDVSRPETLAAGPQEIELAPKGQPTMLAGAEPAAATRAAKAGGKGHGREPAPATPTTLMANRADPGAQVETTAALPDKPARIAVADADGDPSSYQKLFGQLFAKDKPAPAAPPTPSVDAAVMPAAAPEPAKVAHAAETVAPKAARVHAVKTAKAESKGDAKAERPALRKGEPEGRKP encoded by the coding sequence ATGACGGCGCGTCTCGCGACCGCGCGACTGCTGGCGGCGGCGTCCCTGCTGGCCCTGTCGCTCGCCGCCTGCCAGGACGGTTCCGGGATCAACGGCCCGAGCGCGCGCAGCCTCGCGCCGATCGCCCCCCAGACCGTCGCGTTGATGCAGTCCAAGGGGATGCAGCCCTCCGACCCGATCCTGATCCGCACCTTCAAGAAGGAGGCGGAGATGGAGATCTGGAAGCGGGGGAACGACGGCCGCTACGCCCTCCTGAAGACCTACCCGATCTGCCGCTGGTCCGGCCAGCTCGGCCCCAAGACCCGCGAGGGCGACCGGCAGGCGCCCGAGGGCTTCTACACGATCACCCCGGGCCTGATGAACCCGAACTCCTCGTACTACCTCTCGTTCGACACGGGCTTCCCGAACGCCGTCGACCGGGCCAACGGGCGCACCGGCAAGTACCTGATGGTGCACGGCACCTGCTCGTCGGCGGGCTGCTTCGCCATGACCGATGCCACCATCGCGGAGATCTACGCCGTCGCCCGCGACGCGTTCATCGGCGGCCAGCGCAGCTTCCAGTTCCAGTCGTACCCGTTCCGGATGACGGCCGAGAACATGGCCAAGTTCCGCAACGACCCGAACATCGCCTTCTGGCAGAACCTCAAGGAGGGGTCCGACTATTTCGAGGCCCTGCACGAGGAGCCGAAGGTCGGCCAGTGCGGGACCAAGTACGTGTTCGGCGGCGCCGACGCGGCCGCCGGCTCGTGCAAGCCGCGGGTCGACCCGCTGGTCGCCGAGAAGAGCGCGCGCGACACGCACGCGGTCGCCGACCTCGTCGCCAAGGGCACGCCGGCGGTGCGGGTCGTCTACCAGGACGGCGGCCAGAACCCGGTCTTCCGCCCGCAGAACGCCAGCGCCTTCGCGAGCCTCGGCGGGACCGAGACGGTCCTGCCCTACGACGCCAAGGAGTACGGCCGGCACAATCTCGGCGACGTGAGCCGGCCCGAGACCCTGGCGGCGGGTCCGCAGGAGATCGAGCTCGCGCCGAAGGGCCAGCCCACGATGCTGGCCGGCGCCGAGCCGGCGGCCGCGACCCGCGCCGCGAAGGCCGGCGGCAAGGGGCACGGGCGCGAGCCCGCCCCGGCCACGCCCACGACGCTCATGGCGAACCGGGCCGATCCCGGCGCGCAGGTCGAGACCACGGCGGCCCTGCCCGACAAGCCCGCGCGGATCGCCGTCGCGGACGCGGACGGCGATCCGAGCAGCTACCAGAAGCTGTTCGGCCAGCTCTTCGCCAAGGACAAGCCGGCCCCGGCGGCGCCTCCGACCCCTTCGGTCGACGCCGCGGTCATGCCCGCGGCAGCGCCGGAGCCGGCGAAGGTCGCCCACGCGGCCGAGACGGTCGCGCCGAAGGCCGCCAGGGTCCACGCGGTGAAGACCGCGAAGGCGGAGTCGAAGGGCGACGCGAAGGCGGAGAGGCCCGCCCTCCGGAAGGGCGAGCCCGAGGGCCGGAAGCCCTGA
- a CDS encoding DUF1796 family putative cysteine peptidase, with translation MTEPGATGGLLGALGRLLGRRDAREPGRHNHVSLGCNCQMAHVLKTLDLRQWSGPLDWIFSMPGMARDCLADDFAALVDRGQLESIPEAERRGPGIWRGRHRLYRERHGLECVFNHHDPATSEADYAFLTEGVRRLRRALDTPGTDNRLWMMTHLHTPRDVVEAIDDLLGRRASRNHLTFVQLETGHPRMAVVEAVDLRPTLRWLTVHTPSEPVGLRLADPADDAALVAIVRAEAARRPVLFA, from the coding sequence GTGACCGAGCCCGGGGCGACGGGGGGCCTGCTCGGCGCGCTCGGCCGGCTGCTGGGCCGGCGCGACGCGCGGGAGCCGGGCCGGCACAACCACGTCTCCCTCGGCTGCAATTGCCAGATGGCGCACGTCCTCAAGACGCTCGACCTGCGCCAGTGGTCCGGCCCCCTCGACTGGATCTTCTCCATGCCCGGCATGGCCCGGGACTGCCTCGCCGACGACTTCGCCGCGCTCGTCGACCGGGGCCAGCTGGAGAGCATCCCGGAGGCCGAGCGGCGCGGCCCCGGCATCTGGCGGGGGCGCCACCGCCTCTACCGGGAGCGGCACGGCCTCGAGTGCGTGTTCAACCACCACGACCCGGCGACGAGCGAGGCGGACTACGCCTTCCTCACCGAGGGCGTGCGCCGGCTGCGCCGGGCCCTCGACACGCCGGGCACCGACAACCGCCTCTGGATGATGACCCATCTGCACACGCCCCGGGACGTGGTCGAGGCGATCGACGACCTGCTCGGGCGGCGCGCCAGCCGCAACCACCTGACCTTCGTGCAGCTGGAGACCGGGCACCCGCGCATGGCGGTGGTCGAGGCGGTCGACCTCCGGCCCACCCTGCGCTGGCTCACCGTGCACACGCCCTCGGAGCCGGTCGGCCTGCGGCTCGCCGACCCGGCCGACGACGCGGCGCTGGTGGCGATCGTCCGCGCCGAGGCGGCGCGGCGGCCGGTCCTGTTCGCCTGA
- a CDS encoding acetyl-CoA carboxylase carboxyltransferase subunit alpha: MAVTRTYLDFEKPVAELEAKLEELRAVSARDGAVSIAEEVGRLEAKAGQALAEIYANLTPWQKTQVARHPQRPHFVDYRDGLITEFTPLAGDRSFGEDEAILGGFGRFRGRPVLVLGQEKGATTEARLRHNFGMARPEGYRKAVRLMETADRFGLPVLAFVDTAGAYPGIEAEERGQAEAIARSTEACLALGVPNVAVVIGEGGSGGAIALATANRVLMLEHAIYGVISPEGAASILWRDQGRASDAATAMKITAQDLLRLGVIDGIIPEATGGAHRDREAAIRAAGDAVADALGQFDGLSPVEVRDRRAEKFLAIGRTL; this comes from the coding sequence ATGGCGGTGACGCGCACCTACCTCGACTTCGAGAAGCCGGTGGCCGAGCTGGAGGCCAAGCTCGAGGAGCTGCGCGCCGTGAGCGCGCGGGACGGCGCGGTCTCGATCGCCGAGGAGGTCGGCCGGCTCGAGGCCAAGGCCGGCCAGGCGCTCGCCGAGATCTACGCGAATCTGACCCCCTGGCAGAAGACCCAGGTGGCCCGCCACCCGCAGCGGCCGCACTTCGTGGACTATCGCGACGGGCTCATCACCGAGTTCACCCCGCTGGCCGGCGACCGCAGCTTCGGCGAGGACGAGGCGATCCTGGGCGGGTTCGGCCGGTTCCGCGGCCGGCCGGTGCTGGTGCTCGGCCAGGAGAAGGGCGCCACCACCGAGGCGCGGCTGCGCCACAATTTCGGGATGGCCCGGCCCGAGGGCTACCGCAAGGCGGTCCGGCTCATGGAGACCGCCGACCGGTTCGGCCTGCCGGTGCTCGCCTTCGTGGACACCGCCGGCGCCTATCCGGGCATCGAGGCGGAGGAGCGCGGCCAGGCCGAGGCCATCGCGCGCTCCACCGAGGCCTGCCTCGCGCTGGGCGTGCCCAACGTCGCCGTGGTGATCGGGGAGGGCGGCTCGGGCGGCGCGATCGCGCTCGCCACCGCCAACCGGGTGCTCATGCTGGAGCACGCGATCTACGGGGTGATCTCGCCGGAGGGCGCCGCCTCGATCCTGTGGCGCGACCAGGGCCGCGCCTCCGACGCCGCCACCGCCATGAAGATCACCGCCCAGGACCTGCTGCGGCTGGGCGTCATCGACGGGATCATCCCGGAGGCCACCGGCGGGGCGCACCGCGACCGCGAGGCGGCGATCCGGGCCGCCGGCGACGCCGTCGCCGACGCCCTCGGCCAGTTCGACGGCCTCTCGCCCGTCGAGGTCCGCGACCGGCGCGCGGAGAAGTTCCTGGCGATCGGCCGGACCCTGTGA
- a CDS encoding DUF2252 family protein encodes MDMQVPAHSGRDASVLNHRRLCKIASSPHAYVRGSTARFYDLLGGMPAGTLPEGPPVWICGDAHLGNLGALAGPDGGIDIQIRDLDQTVVANPAFDLVRLALSLVTAALNATLPGIVTARMMDAMADGYADGIADPEGAERGVDPSEIVVTTKRRALGRRWRHLSRERLKGKAARLPRGSRFFDLDADEQESLAALIRAPEIRRLVLALGSAADDAEIRLLDAAYWIKGCSSLGRLRYAALVEVLGGDRPNLALLDVKEAVPHLAPAAAGIAVPSDHAERVVAGARALSPNLGDRMVAGHVGGHVGGHVGGHVGGHVGGHVGGHVGGHVEGRASGHVGGQVGGQVGGTPVTVRELLPQDLKIDAEQFSRGEAVRVSRHLAAILGRAHGRQMGEADRRAWIDAVRAPGPGPDAPGWLWSVVTDLMGAHQRGYLEHCRRIAREELDAA; translated from the coding sequence ATGGACATGCAGGTGCCGGCACATTCCGGCCGCGACGCGAGCGTGCTGAACCACCGCCGCCTGTGCAAGATCGCCTCCTCGCCGCACGCCTATGTCCGCGGCAGCACGGCGCGGTTCTACGACCTGCTCGGCGGGATGCCGGCCGGCACCCTGCCCGAGGGGCCGCCGGTCTGGATCTGCGGCGACGCGCATCTCGGCAATCTCGGCGCGCTCGCCGGCCCGGACGGCGGGATCGACATCCAGATCCGCGACCTCGACCAGACCGTGGTGGCGAACCCGGCCTTCGACCTCGTCCGGCTCGCGCTCTCCCTGGTCACCGCGGCGCTCAACGCGACCCTGCCGGGCATCGTCACCGCCCGGATGATGGACGCCATGGCGGACGGCTACGCCGACGGGATCGCCGATCCCGAGGGGGCCGAGCGGGGCGTCGACCCGTCCGAGATCGTCGTCACGACGAAGCGGCGGGCGCTCGGCCGGCGCTGGCGCCACCTCTCGCGCGAGCGCCTGAAGGGCAAGGCCGCCCGGCTCCCGCGGGGCAGCCGGTTCTTCGACCTCGACGCCGACGAGCAGGAATCGCTGGCGGCGCTGATCCGCGCCCCGGAGATCCGCCGCCTCGTCCTGGCGCTCGGCAGCGCGGCCGACGACGCCGAGATCCGGCTGCTCGACGCCGCCTACTGGATCAAGGGCTGCAGCTCCCTCGGGCGCCTGCGCTACGCCGCCCTCGTGGAGGTCCTGGGCGGCGACCGTCCGAACCTCGCCCTCCTCGACGTCAAGGAGGCGGTGCCGCACCTCGCGCCGGCCGCCGCCGGGATCGCGGTGCCGTCGGACCACGCCGAACGCGTCGTCGCGGGGGCGCGGGCGCTGTCGCCCAACCTCGGCGACCGGATGGTCGCCGGCCATGTCGGTGGCCATGTCGGTGGCCATGTCGGTGGCCATGTCGGTGGCCATGTCGGCGGCCATGTCGGCGGCCATGTCGGCGGCCATGTCGAGGGCCGTGCCAGTGGCCACGTCGGCGGCCAGGTCGGCGGCCAGGTCGGCGGCACGCCCGTCACGGTCCGCGAGCTGCTGCCGCAGGATCTCAAGATCGACGCCGAGCAGTTCTCCCGCGGCGAGGCGGTCCGCGTCTCCCGGCACCTCGCCGCCATCCTGGGCCGGGCCCACGGCCGCCAGATGGGCGAGGCAGACCGCCGGGCCTGGATCGACGCCGTGCGGGCGCCGGGGCCGGGCCCCGACGCCCCCGGCTGGCTCTGGTCCGTGGTCACCGACCTGATGGGCGCGCACCAGCGCGGCTACCTGGAGCATTGCCGCCGGATCGCCCGGGAGGAGCTGGACGCGGCCTGA
- a CDS encoding PleD family two-component system response regulator has translation MSARVLIVDDLFPNVRLLETKLGLEYFDTLAAMNGRDAIAICEKGLCDLVLLDVMMPGMDGFEVCRHLKNNPLTAHIPVVMVTALDQPADRLRGLDAGADDFLTKPVDDTALFTRVRSLVRLKAVTDELRQRALASREFGIGDPLALATAETGLDARILLIEDRPGSAERLAGALRQHHVVAVEPDPQEALRRAAEEAFDLALVSLDLTDFDGLRLCSQLRSLDRTRAMPLIMLAEEYDRARVVRGLDFGVHDFLMRPVDRNELMARVRTQVKRKRFTDALRGAMQASLQMAVTDALTGLHNRRYLDNHLGTLFGDEAARRANLAALILDIDHFKGINDSLGHEAGDEVLRGFAERVRQHTRPIDIVARYGGEEVVVILPEAGLVEAQGIAERIRERVEALPFTVQRATRTVSVTVSIGVAVRRGEDLGPADMLRRADLALYRAKAAGRNRVESQAA, from the coding sequence ATGTCGGCCCGTGTCCTGATCGTCGACGATCTGTTCCCGAATGTCAGGCTTCTCGAGACGAAGCTCGGCCTGGAATATTTCGACACGCTCGCGGCCATGAACGGCCGCGACGCGATCGCGATCTGCGAGAAGGGCCTCTGCGACCTCGTCCTGCTCGACGTGATGATGCCCGGCATGGACGGGTTCGAGGTCTGCCGGCACCTCAAGAACAACCCGCTCACGGCCCACATCCCGGTGGTGATGGTCACGGCCCTCGACCAGCCCGCGGACCGCCTGCGCGGCCTCGATGCCGGGGCCGACGATTTCCTGACCAAGCCGGTGGACGACACCGCCCTGTTCACGCGGGTGCGCAGCCTCGTGCGGCTCAAGGCCGTGACGGACGAGTTGCGCCAGCGCGCGCTCGCCTCCCGCGAGTTCGGCATCGGCGATCCCCTGGCGCTCGCCACCGCCGAGACCGGCCTCGACGCCCGGATCCTGCTGATCGAGGACCGGCCCGGATCGGCCGAGCGCCTCGCCGGGGCCCTGCGCCAGCACCACGTCGTCGCGGTCGAGCCCGACCCGCAGGAGGCCCTGCGCCGCGCCGCCGAGGAGGCCTTCGACCTCGCCCTGGTGAGCCTCGACCTGACCGACTTCGACGGCCTGCGCCTGTGCAGCCAGCTCCGGTCCCTCGACCGGACCCGCGCGATGCCGCTGATCATGCTCGCCGAGGAGTACGACCGCGCCCGGGTGGTCCGCGGCCTCGACTTCGGCGTGCACGACTTCCTGATGCGGCCGGTCGACCGCAACGAGCTGATGGCCCGGGTCCGCACCCAGGTGAAGCGCAAGCGCTTCACCGACGCCCTCCGGGGGGCGATGCAGGCCTCCCTGCAGATGGCCGTGACCGACGCGCTCACCGGCCTGCACAACCGGCGCTACCTCGACAACCATCTCGGCACGCTGTTCGGCGACGAGGCCGCCCGCCGGGCGAACCTCGCCGCGCTGATCCTCGACATCGACCACTTCAAGGGGATCAACGACAGCCTCGGCCACGAGGCCGGCGACGAGGTGCTGCGCGGCTTCGCCGAGCGCGTCCGCCAGCACACCCGGCCCATCGACATCGTGGCGCGCTACGGCGGCGAGGAGGTGGTGGTGATCCTGCCGGAGGCGGGCCTCGTCGAGGCGCAGGGCATCGCCGAGCGCATCCGCGAGCGCGTCGAGGCCCTGCCGTTCACCGTGCAGCGGGCGACCCGGACCGTGTCGGTGACGGTCTCGATCGGCGTCGCCGTGCGCCGCGGCGAGGATCTCGGCCCCGCCGACATGCTCCGGCGCGCCGACCTCGCCCTCTACCGGGCCAAGGCGGCCGGGCGGAACCGGGTCGAGTCGCAGGCGGCCTGA
- a CDS encoding response regulator, giving the protein MKKTVLIVEDNELNMKLFNDLLEANGYATLKTAHGIEAIELARAHHPDLILMDIQLPEVSGLEVTKWLKEDDDLKSIPVIAITAFAMKGDEERIREGGCEAYLSKPISVAKFLATVRAYLEPR; this is encoded by the coding sequence ATGAAGAAGACGGTGCTGATCGTCGAGGACAACGAGTTGAACATGAAGCTGTTCAACGATCTCCTGGAGGCGAACGGCTACGCCACGCTCAAGACCGCCCACGGCATCGAGGCGATCGAGCTGGCGCGCGCCCATCATCCCGACCTGATCCTCATGGACATCCAGCTCCCCGAGGTCTCCGGCCTCGAGGTGACGAAATGGCTCAAGGAGGACGACGACCTCAAGAGCATTCCGGTGATCGCCATCACGGCCTTCGCCATGAAGGGCGACGAGGAGCGGATCCGCGAGGGCGGCTGCGAGGCCTACCTGTCGAAGCCGATCTCGGTCGCGAAGTTTTTGGCAACGGTTCGGGCCTATCTTGAACCGCGTTGA
- a CDS encoding DUF3572 domain-containing protein, which translates to MWIAGDDDRLLPFLAASGLSPDTLRASAREPAFLVGVLDHVMGDENVLVACANGLGIKPERIAAAWQRLSPRPDDEWA; encoded by the coding sequence TTGTGGATCGCTGGGGACGACGACCGTCTCCTGCCCTTCCTGGCGGCGAGCGGCCTGAGCCCCGACACGCTCCGCGCGAGCGCCCGGGAGCCCGCCTTCCTGGTGGGCGTCCTCGACCACGTGATGGGCGACGAGAACGTGCTCGTTGCCTGCGCGAACGGCCTCGGCATCAAGCCGGAGCGGATCGCCGCGGCCTGGCAGAGGCTGTCGCCGCGGCCGGACGACGAGTGGGCGTGA
- a CDS encoding cell envelope integrity EipB family protein has protein sequence MRLRLFPLLTAGLLVCAGPARAAPPAGPEPEAKPPAPEIVLANHRAVYDLSLAEGGGTRSVESARGRIVIDFRGDACRGYTMQTRQVTELSSGETGARLSDMRSTTFEGGQGREFRFKTTTLTNNKPAAPVDGTASEQGDALTVKLRGGPKPFTVEGPVLFPSEHMRRLIEAARAGQSTLAVKVFDGSDDGKKVYDTFAVIGHAATGPAPASDSTRDKPLRDGSLATMPHWPVRLSYYTEGAGERTPIYTLGFDLYENGVSGALKLDYGDFAILGDMTALDIDAKAGRPDREAGKGCTP, from the coding sequence ATGCGCCTGCGCCTCTTCCCACTGCTGACGGCCGGCCTTCTCGTCTGCGCCGGGCCCGCCCGCGCGGCCCCGCCCGCCGGGCCCGAACCGGAGGCCAAGCCGCCGGCGCCCGAGATCGTGCTCGCCAACCACCGCGCGGTCTACGACCTGTCGCTGGCCGAGGGCGGCGGCACCCGCTCGGTGGAGAGCGCCCGCGGGCGCATCGTCATCGACTTCCGGGGCGACGCCTGCCGCGGCTACACGATGCAGACCCGCCAAGTGACGGAGCTGTCCTCCGGCGAGACCGGCGCGCGCCTGTCCGACATGCGCAGCACCACCTTCGAGGGCGGGCAGGGGCGCGAGTTCCGGTTCAAGACCACGACGCTCACCAACAACAAGCCCGCCGCCCCCGTGGACGGGACCGCCTCCGAGCAGGGCGACGCCCTGACGGTGAAGCTGAGGGGCGGCCCGAAGCCGTTCACCGTGGAGGGGCCGGTTCTGTTCCCGAGCGAGCACATGCGCCGCCTGATCGAGGCGGCGCGGGCCGGCCAGTCGACCCTCGCGGTCAAGGTCTTCGACGGCTCCGACGACGGCAAAAAGGTCTACGACACCTTCGCGGTGATCGGCCACGCCGCGACCGGACCGGCCCCGGCCTCCGACTCGACCCGCGACAAGCCCCTGCGCGACGGGTCGCTGGCCACGATGCCGCACTGGCCGGTCCGCCTCAGCTACTACACCGAGGGCGCCGGGGAGCGGACGCCGATCTACACCCTCGGCTTCGACCTGTACGAGAACGGCGTCAGCGGCGCGCTCAAGCTCGATTACGGCGACTTCGCCATCCTGGGCGACATGACCGCCCTCGACATCGACGCCAAGGCCGGGCGGCCCGACCGGGAGGCGGGGAAGGGCTGCACGCCCTGA
- a CDS encoding ABC transporter ATP-binding protein: protein MSGPAPRPGAGPRRRPGERLGGRLGDRLGVRVGALRYLPTLFREIAAASPGLLAASLSLRLVAACLPVLTLYLAKLILDGIVAEHARPAPEAGLAAWLADPGRARLAGLVAAELGLALLSDLTGRLTSLVETLIGDLYANAASLRLMAHAADLDLAQFEDSAQQDRLERARRQVSGRTGLIGTVFGQLQGLLTLATLAVGVAAFTPWLVVLIAAALVPAVLNEWHFTKAGYRLAWVRSPERRRIDYLRYLGASVETAKEIKLFGLAGYLTGLYAAVAGRLLAENRNLAVARAGWGFAFASLGTLAYYAAYAVIVWRTVAGAFSVGDLAFLAGAFQRLRGGLEGLLLGLTQITGQAQYLEDFYAFFAIRPQIRSPARPAPVPSPIRAGLVFEGVGYRYPGTEAWALRHLSFAVRAGETVALVGGNGAGKTTIVKLMTRLYDPHEGRVLLDGVPLPAYDLDDLRARIGAIFQDFVRFDLTAGENVAVGRIEAADDAARITAAAARGLAAPVIERLPGGYAQPLGKRFAGGLDLSGGEWQKVALSRAYMREAEILILDEPTASLDARAEHDVFARFRELSAGRTAVLISHRFSTVRMADRILVLEGGRVLEEGSHAALMARGGRYAELFALQAEGYR from the coding sequence ATGAGCGGTCCCGCGCCGCGGCCGGGGGCGGGCCCGCGTCGGCGACCCGGCGAGCGACTCGGCGGGCGACTCGGCGATCGCCTGGGCGTGCGCGTCGGCGCCCTGCGCTACCTGCCGACCCTGTTCCGGGAGATCGCCGCGGCGAGCCCCGGCCTGCTGGCGGCGAGCCTGTCGCTGCGCCTCGTGGCGGCCTGCCTGCCGGTCCTGACCCTCTACCTCGCCAAGCTGATCCTCGACGGGATCGTGGCCGAGCACGCCCGGCCGGCGCCGGAGGCGGGGCTCGCGGCGTGGCTCGCCGATCCCGGCCGGGCGCGGCTCGCCGGCCTCGTCGCCGCCGAGCTCGGCCTCGCCCTGCTCTCGGACCTGACCGGCCGGCTCACGAGCCTGGTCGAGACCCTGATCGGCGACCTCTACGCCAACGCGGCCTCCCTGCGGCTGATGGCGCACGCCGCCGACCTCGACCTCGCGCAGTTCGAGGACAGCGCCCAGCAGGACCGGCTGGAGCGGGCCCGCCGGCAGGTCAGCGGCCGCACCGGCCTCATCGGCACGGTGTTCGGCCAGCTGCAAGGCCTCCTGACCCTCGCGACCCTGGCGGTCGGTGTCGCGGCCTTCACGCCCTGGCTCGTGGTGCTGATCGCCGCCGCCCTGGTCCCGGCGGTCCTCAACGAGTGGCACTTCACCAAGGCCGGCTACCGCCTCGCCTGGGTCCGCAGCCCCGAGCGGCGGCGGATCGACTACCTGCGCTACCTCGGCGCCAGCGTCGAGACCGCCAAGGAGATCAAGCTCTTCGGCCTCGCGGGCTACCTCACCGGGCTCTACGCCGCGGTGGCGGGGCGGCTGCTGGCCGAGAACCGCAACCTCGCGGTCGCCCGGGCCGGCTGGGGCTTCGCCTTCGCGAGCCTCGGGACGCTCGCCTACTACGCCGCCTACGCGGTGATCGTCTGGCGGACGGTGGCGGGCGCCTTCTCGGTGGGCGACCTCGCCTTCCTGGCCGGCGCGTTCCAGCGGCTGCGCGGCGGCCTGGAGGGGCTGCTCCTCGGGCTGACCCAGATCACCGGCCAGGCGCAGTACCTCGAGGATTTCTACGCCTTCTTCGCGATCCGGCCGCAGATTCGCTCGCCCGCGCGGCCCGCGCCGGTGCCGAGCCCGATCCGCGCGGGGCTGGTCTTCGAGGGGGTCGGCTACCGCTACCCGGGCACGGAGGCCTGGGCGCTGCGCCACCTCTCCTTCGCCGTCCGGGCCGGGGAGACGGTGGCGCTGGTCGGCGGCAACGGCGCCGGCAAGACCACGATCGTCAAGTTGATGACCCGGCTGTACGACCCGCACGAGGGCCGCGTGCTCCTCGACGGCGTGCCGCTGCCCGCCTACGACCTCGACGACCTGCGGGCGCGGATCGGGGCGATCTTCCAGGACTTCGTCCGCTTCGACCTCACCGCCGGGGAGAACGTCGCGGTCGGCCGGATCGAGGCCGCCGACGACGCGGCCCGCATCACCGCCGCGGCGGCCCGGGGGCTCGCGGCCCCGGTGATCGAGCGCCTGCCCGGGGGCTACGCCCAGCCGCTGGGCAAGCGCTTCGCCGGCGGCCTCGACCTGTCCGGGGGCGAGTGGCAGAAGGTCGCGCTGTCCCGGGCCTACATGCGCGAGGCCGAGATCCTGATCCTGGACGAGCCGACCGCTTCCCTCGACGCCCGGGCCGAGCACGACGTCTTCGCGCGGTTCCGGGAATTGTCGGCCGGGCGGACAGCGGTGCTGATCTCGCACCGCTTCTCCACCGTGCGCATGGCCGACCGCATCCTCGTCCTGGAGGGCGGCCGCGTCCTGGAGGAGGGCAGCCACGCCGCCCTCATGGCGCGGGGCGGCCGCTACGCCGAGCTGTTCGCCCTCCAGGCCGAGGGCTACCGGTAG
- a CDS encoding helix-hairpin-helix domain-containing protein, which translates to MPSDATAFPAEPLPREAQPEPPAQEAAGQAEVERAEDSAGPRALAVVDLNTASVADLNRLRGGGAIGRAIVAKRPYTSVEQLLSKRVLSRSVYEKIKDQVTVR; encoded by the coding sequence ATGCCCTCCGACGCGACGGCCTTCCCCGCCGAGCCGCTCCCGCGGGAGGCGCAGCCCGAGCCGCCGGCCCAGGAGGCGGCCGGACAGGCCGAGGTCGAGCGGGCGGAGGACAGCGCCGGTCCCCGGGCCCTGGCCGTCGTCGATCTCAACACCGCCTCGGTGGCGGATCTCAACCGCCTGCGCGGCGGCGGCGCCATCGGCCGGGCGATCGTCGCCAAGCGCCCGTACACGTCGGTGGAGCAGCTGCTGTCGAAGCGGGTGCTCAGCCGGTCGGTCTACGAGAAGATCAAGGATCAGGTGACCGTGCGGTGA